DNA from Krasilnikovia cinnamomea:
AGCTCTCCGGCGGCAGCTTCGTGATGACGCGTTCGGCGATCCTGCTGGCCGACGGCTGGTCGGCGGACATCTCGCACAACGTCGGTACCCGTACCGCCGCGCGTGACGGCAGCACCTCGCCGTACGACCGGCTGGAGATCGACGTCGTGCACGTCCTGCGCTGGCGCGACGGCAAGGTCATCGAGGGTCGCGGCGCGATCTACGGCGACGGCACCACGCAATTCAACCAATTCTGGTCGCAGCTGGCCGCCGACGCCACGCGCGTCGCCGCCTGACCGACCGGCTTCACAGACGCGGAAGGGCACCGATGGACACCAGGGAAGTTGTGGACAGTTACTACCGGCTGGCCAACGCCGGCGACTGGGACGCATGGTGCGACCTGTTCGCCGCCGAGCAGGTCATGGA
Protein-coding regions in this window:
- a CDS encoding nuclear transport factor 2 family protein, which produces MSPTTELVEAAYQALATGDRKQIEQYWAEDMRWLVPGNHQLAGWWEGLDGFFDFMSQVGKLSGGSFVMTRSAILLADGWSADISHNVGTRTAARDGSTSPYDRLEIDVVHVLRWRDGKVIEGRGAIYGDGTTQFNQFWSQLAADATRVAA